TCCGGGTGATTGGGATCGGGAACATCTAGAATGGTACGTTTTAAAGTACCAAAAAACAATTTTTGCACCCCCACCTCATCACCGTTTAGAGTACCCACCATCCGGCCTTCTTTAAATACCGCACCGCCCATAATTTCTATTTCACTGCCCCCCTTGCGTGGTAAACGCCCGGCCAGGTATTGCCCTTTGGGCTTGGGCGAATTATCCGGGTAAACAGGTTCCTCACTACCCAGGGCGGCCAATGGGGCTATAGGTTCCACCCCCGGTGATTCCGATTTATAATAAAATTGATGGAACGAGTCAAAGGGGATAAACTCGGTAAATCGCCAGCCCCGCTGCATAAGCTCGTAAAATTTGCCCACATTGTCTTCCATCTTGGGCATCCCTTTGGATAAAAAATCCTCGGCCCGACCTTCACATATAATTAACTGGGAGGAGCGACGGAACTGGTGAAAACGCACCAGCGGGGCCACGTACTCCCCGATACCTTCCTCGGCCAGCTCCCGGGAAAAAACTATCCATTTGATATGACTGAGGCTAACCCGCCTGTCCACCACGGTATTGGCTAGTTCCAGATTACTTAAAACAGTAGGTGAATCTATGGAAACAGTAAAAAAAACTCCCTGGCCGTCCCCCCCGGAGGCACCCTGTTCGCCACTCCCGGCAATATTTTTGGGCACCGCTATCACCGACGTAACTGTAAGCTTGTTTTCCCGCCCCTTGTCAACACCTATGGCCAGTACCCAGGCCTTTTCATCGGGTTCGGAATAATCATAGCAACCGGCCAGGGGCAATGCAGCACCAAGCATAATTACCACCAGGGCTTTGCGCAGTACTTTAAGCAATTCGACGTTATGCACCGCGCCCACCTCCCCGCGACTTTAAATAAGCCACTGATAGCAATAACAACACAATACCGGTTAATATAGCAAAACTATAACGAATTATATAATCCTGATACCAGTAAGTGGCCTGGGGGGCGTTCTGGGTTATAAAGGCCACCACCGTGATAAATACCCCCATGGATAATACAAAGGGCCGGTAATCATCCAGGGCGCAAAGCCGGCAGAGTACTGCGGCACCGCCATATAGTGAAGCCGACAGGTAAATCATATTGGCAAAAACCCACATGGGTAAAAAAACCACTTCCATCCGCTGGCCAAAACGACCGATATTTATAATCCTGGCCATTTCAAAGGAGGGCAGGGTAAGTTCGGTAACCGTGGGATATGTAAAAACCAGAATCGGTACCAGCACCCCCAGTAGAGAAATGATTCCCGTAATACCCACTCCCCAAAAGCCAATCTTTTTTCCCGTATTGCCGGGCAAAAAGGGATAAATGATACCCAGTAACAGTATGGATACATAGACCCCGGTGTTTTCCAGGACGCCCTTGAAAAGTTCCAACGGGCCGGCACCCCAAATGGGAAACAGACTGGCAAAACTCCACAGGGGAGCGGTTAGCGCCACCAGCGCCAGTCCGGTGGCAAGCAGTATACCCACCAGTAGCCTGGCTGTACGCACCACCGCTTCCAGGCCCAGGTAACTAACCACCATAGTGGCTAATATAAAGGAACCGGCCACCAAACTAATGGGCGTATCAGGGAAAAAACCGGCCACCATGTGTTCACTGATCGCCCGCAGGGTAAATCCGGCACCAAGCACAAACACAGCCAGGTAAAAAAGACCAAAGAAAAAGTTAATATAAGGCCCGGTCAGTTCTTCCCCCACCTGGACCAAATCCCGGCCGGGAAACCGGTTGAGCAGTGCAACCAATAGCAGCACACCGGCCAGGCCGACAAACATAAGAACAATGGGAATTACCCAGGCTGCATTCATCCCTCTGTGGTAAAGGAATATGGACTGGGTTAAAAAAATTTTAGCAGAAATAACAACGAATAATAACGTCACCGCTTCGGATACCCCAACCACGGGTTTTTGCCGACTCAATTTGCCCCTGCCCCCCCCCAGGGTTCTTTATCATACCGCCAGCCCCGGCTTTTTTTGGGCTGGCGCTGTATTTGCAGGGGTTCAAGATAATCGGGCCGGGACTTCTGCCGCCACTGGGGACCTCGCAAAAAATAATCGTTCCCTTTGCGGGTCACCGGTGCTACAGGAGCCCAAAAGGGCACACCAAAGGATTTCAGGGTAGCTGTAACACCTAGATGGATAAAAAAGCCCACCATTATACCCAAAAGACCTAGAAATGACCCCAAAATAATGTAATAGAACCGCAGCACTCTCACGGTCAGGGAAAAGGAATAGTTCGGTATGGCAAAGGAACCCAGGGCGGTCACCGCCACCACAATAATTAGTATTGGGCTGACGATGTTGGCAGCCACCGCTGCCTGTCCCAAAATCAAAGCTCCAACAATGCCGAGGGTTGTACCCACGGTGCCGGGTATTCTGATTCCGGCCTCCCGAATCAGCTCAAAGGATAGTTCCATTATCAGTACCTCCACAATAGAGGGAAAGGGTACTTTTTCCCTTGACCCCGTTATGGCCAGCAACAGGTCAGTGGGAATAAACTCCTGGTGATAGGCAATTATAGCCACATAATGGGCGGGCAGCAGCAGCGTCAGGAATAATCCCAGATAGCGAATTATGCGCACAAACGAACCCAGCGGCCACCTGATATACGCGTCTTCCGGCGCCTGCATCAGTGCAAAAAATGTGCAGGGTACCACCATAACAAAGGGGTTCCCGTCCACCAGTATTGCCACCTGTCCTTCCAGCAAGCTGGCGGCCACCCGGTCAGGGCGCTCGGTGGTGAGTATCTGCGGCACCAATAACCAGGGAGTGTCTTCAATCATTTGTTCTAAAAGACCGGTTTCATGCATAAAATCCCCGCTCACGGACTCCAGGCGGTGCTTGACCTCCCGTACCAGATCGGGATTGGCCAAATCGTCCAGGTACATAATGGCGCACTGCATGGGTGCTGAGTTGCCCACCTTGATAAATTCTGTGATCAGGGAAGGGCGGTGAATGATTTTCCGCACCAGTGAGGTATTGACCCTGATCTGCTCAGTGAAAGCTTCCTGGGGACCCCGGATGACAGCCTCCACCTGGGGGGTAGTAACGCTGCGATACTGCCATCCCTTGGTCTCCAACAACAGGGCCTGGTTATAACCATCAATAAGCAATGCGGAGTTACCGCCCAGCACGTCTTCCGCCACCCGGGCATAGGTATGGGTAACAGTCACCTGATTGTTGGGCACCAGTGCCTCCTTGGCCCGGTCAAAGGTGTCTTTAAAAAAAGTATCAACCCGGGGCCCGGTTTCACCTCCGGTGCCATGAACAAAGATACCGGACAACAGCATTAAAGGCTGCAGTATGGCCATGTTTTGCACCTGGGAGTTGGTGATACCGTCAATAAAGACCAGTAATGCTTTGACGGGCGGGTCAATACCGATGGTTAAGCTGCGGAATACAACATCCTTGTTCCGGGGCACCCGGAATATTTTAGCCAGCGTTTGCCTGTTTTGCTCCAGATCGTAAACCAGTTCCACCTTTTCATGTATAATGGCATCTATATCCTGGTTTTCAGACACCCGACCGGCAGGTTTATCTTGCATGACAGTACTACCCCGGGATCTTTTTCGCGTGGATCGCCGGCCATTGGGAACATTACTGCCATTGCGACGGGGCTTTGCATTTTCGGCCCGCTCCGACTTACTTTGCTCTGCGTATTCGCTACCGGGGATCTCTTCCCGTTCCGATTGCTCAGGCGCCGCATCAGTGTTTTTTTGCTGATTCCCGACCCCTTTTTCCGCCCGGTCCTCGGCACCGGACTCAAAAAGGGACTTATAGGGGTGAGGTTCCTGGTATAAAAGATACTTGGACAACCTTTTCCACCATAACATATTCTAACCTCCGCAATCAGGGACATTTAATAGCACCGTTTCACAGTAAGGATACAAATCAAGTATACCCTGGCAGTTAGTGGATTATGTGGCTAATTCTGAGCGGAATAGTTCGGGGGCAGCCTCGGCCGAGCTGACGGTGGGTGACTATACAATATTGCCTGCAATGTATTTGCTATATCTGAAAATAGCGCTAGATAATTTTCATCCTCTGCTGGTGCCGCGTTAGCGGTATGGGTGTCCCAATAAAATATAAAACCGGGGGCGGTTTAATACTACAACCGGCCCCCGGCTACTTATTTTCGATGTACACGATAATCCCTCCTATTTTTTATTTTCCCCGCCCTCGGATAGGGCTTCCCGCCTGGCTTCGTCGGGCTCTGTTTCAATTTTCTCCAGGCCAATGTCACGCAGAATTTGGTCAATCAAGTCTTTGGTCATATCTCAATCCTCCTCGTTTATTGTGACTCAATAAATATATGCCACAATATTAATTATATGCTTATTATATATGCCCCGTGTAAAAATTCAAACAACTTATTGTAAAGGTTTGGTTAATTACCGGCCCGGGGCAGTGTCACCACCAATTCGGCTCCACCACAGCGGGCATTGCCGGCCCGGACAGTGCCCCCGTGTTCCTCAATAATGGCCCGGGCAATGGGTAATCCCAGCCCGCTGCCGCCCCGGGGACCTTTATAAAACCGCTCCCACAACCGGCGCAAATCTTCACCGGTAAACCCCGGACCATCATCAAGCACGGTCACCTGTACCGCTTTCCCCTGTTCCAAGGCCAGCACCTCAACCCGGGACGCGGCATGACGTATCGCGTTGGCAATTAAATTGACAAAAGCCCGCACCAGTTTTTCGCCATCCCCCCGCAGGTGGACATCCGGGTAATTCTGCATTACAAGCTTGATATTTCTTTCCAGTGCCACTACCTGCTGAGCCTGAGCAGCCTGTTCCAGCACTTCGCCAAGCTCGATGTCTTCAAATTTGTAAACCTCCGAGTCGCTTTCCAATTTACCCAGGTAAAGCAGCTCTTCCACCAATTTTTTCAGCCGCCCGGTTTCACGCGCGATAACCTCCAGAGCGCGCTCCGCTTCTTCACCATGAAAAACTCCGTCACGTATCCCTTCGGCATAACCCTGAATTGACATCAACGGACTTTTTAGCTCATGGGAAGCATTTTGGAAAAACTGCCTCTGGGCGCGGTCATATTCCGCCAGCTGTTCGTCCATGGCATTGATGGCCCGGCCCAGCTCACCAATTTCATCACCGGTATCCACCGGCACCCGCCAGCCAAAGTTACGCCTGGCCACCAGCTGCGCCTTTTCCTTGAGTAAATCAAGCGGGCGGGAAATGTGCCGGGCTAAAAACACGGTAATCCCCAGGGCCACCAGCACAGGCAAAACCAGGCTGGCCAGTAAAAGGGCCAGTAACTCCCGTTGAATTTCCTCCAGGCTCTCCACCCTGGTGAGCAGCACCACCGCGCCGCCCTGACCGGCGGCACCGCCCAGGTAACGAGCCACCGCCACGTAGCGTTCCCGACCCATGGTTACCTGGCCTTCATAAACACCGGCAGCCAACTCCGCCACCATCTCCGGGTCCAGTGCATGGCCCACAAACTCATCGTTAATACTGCTTTCCAGCACCACACCCCGGCGGTTCACCAGCAGGTATTCCCCCTGGATAACCCGGCCCAGCATGTGATAGGTCATAAAACGGTGCATCATCATGCCCCGCTGCCCGGACCCTTCCCCCGGGTGCTCATCCATAACACCTGCTAAATTTTGGGCATCCCGTTGCAGGTTCTCCCGGGCCGCCTGCTCCAGGTGCCTGCTGAGTAGCAGCCAAAAGGAGGAAGCCACCAGCAGCCCGGTGAGCAATATCACCGCCAGGTAACCAAGCGCTATCCGCAATGCAATACTTTTTCGCCTAATCGTTAATTTTATACCCATAACCCCACACCGTATTTACCCTGACCCGGGTTCCGCTATCCTTCATCTTGCGCCGCAACCGCTTAACCACGTCGTCCACCGCCCGGTTGTCCCCCACATAGTCGTATCCCCACACCCGGTTCAAGATTTGCTCACGGCTAAACGCTTGCCCGGGATTTGCCGCCAGCAGGTGCAGCAGGTCGAATTCCTTGACCGTTAATTCCAGCCTTTCCGTCCCGGCAGCAGCTTCCCGGCGGCCCGGGTAAATCACCAGGTCACCCACCCGCACCTCATCCTCCACCGCCGGGCGCTTTCCCGTACCTGTCCGGCGCAGCACGGTTCGCACCCGGGCCACCAGTTCCCGGGGGGAAAAGGGTTTGGTCAAATAATCATCACCGCCCAGTTCCAGGCCCAGCACCCGGTCCATTTCCTCACCCCGGGCGGAAACAAATATCACGGGTACATTCCCCCGGCGGCGGATTTCCCTGCACAATTCCAGCCCATCCATGCCGGGCATCATAATGTCCAGTATAAACATATCGGGCATCCCGCGCTCCAGTTCCGCCAGCAGGCTGTCCGCGCCGGGGAAAACGCAGACGGAAAACCCCTCCCGGACCAGATAATCACGTATTATTTTGGTTATATGAGCGTCGTCGTCCACCACAAAAATTTTTTTCACGGTAGTGCCCCCCGAGCCCCTCCGGGCAAATGAAAGGTATATATTTCATATTAATATAAATCACCGGTTACCCGTTGCGGCACCCGGCAGATAGTTAACAAGGCCTGTTCAACATAAATTAACGCGCTGGTTATATTTTAATGCAATGCCGCCCAAATCTCAAAAGCCTGCCTTTATAATGCCCCGGTTACCAATCCAAAAGCACGTGGCTGTACCTGATTTATGGCATACCCGTTCCTATATGGCATTCTTTAAGACAAACACAAAAATTAAATATTAAGTTGCCCGGTTAAATAATTACATGTATAATATGTATAATATAAACAACCGGAGGTGGATATAATGAAACCGAATAATATCTACAGAATAACCATAGATGGTGACAACCCGCGGCAGTATCACCTCCATTCCAGGTGGTTGGCGGAGGTTTACTTGCAAACTTACCGGCAAATGGGGAAACAAGTCAGCATTGAGCAGCTGGTTGACGGTTTTTGGCAGCCGCTTCAAGTTTATTATACCGGTGCATAAATATTAATTTATTCAAGGCCGGTATAAACGGACAGTAGCAGTTACCGAAGTGCTTGCGGCCGTTTGTTGCTGTTTATACCGGTTCTCTCTTTACCGGTCCCTGATACAACAAGTTAAACACCTCGGGCCGCACACCCGCCTTCAAGGTAATGCTGCCGTCAGGCGATAAGTATCCCTTTAGCAGGGGTATCTGTATAGTCACCTCGGGGGGGCTGGCCTTGGTATCATATGACACCACCCGCGCCCCGGGGGATATCTCCTCCAACTTGCCGCTGTTTTCCAGGCGCTGGATACGCCTGAACAGCTCTCCCGCTCCAAACAAAAAGTCATAAATTTCGTGAATTTTACCCGATAGCACGGCGGCGGCCTCGTGGGGTATACCATTGTTCAAACGCATGATAAAACGCTTTCTCAACAGTGGCTCAATCAGCTCCGCATAATCCACGTCTATTTGTTCCTGCCTGCCCTGGTAATAGGTACGAATGTCCGCTGCCTCGCGCAGCGACTTTTCCGTTTTTGACCAATCCTGGCGCCCGCTGTGTATATAAATATCTTCCAGCCGCCCGGACCGCAGGATCAGAATATCCAGGCGGTCAGCCTGCTCCGCCAGTTGTTCATAGGCCTCCCGTAACCGGCTGAAAATATCCGCCACCGGGGTTTTTTGCCAATCCACGGGACCCAAAGCAACGGACAATAGCAGGTGATAGGCCCGGTATTCCCGGTAATCACCGCCGGGGGAACATTTTTTATGTAATTCCCCCAGTAAACCGGCCATTGACTCCACCGGCACCAGTTCATCCTTAAACTCCTCCACCCGTTCCAGTGCCCTTTTCATCAACTTCCGCACCGCACCGGCCAGGCGGTCCAAAATATCAAACTCACCGGGCTGCCAACTGGGCCGGTCACCCTGATCCGCCACCGGCAAACCCCGGGCATGGGCCTTGGCTTTAGACAGGCTAACCCATCCCCGCCAGTCAAAACTATCTCCCTCCATACGCCCGCAGTACCAGCGAATGGCCGACGTGGGGTATACCACGTCCCGGTCGCAAATTACAAAGGGTTTAACACCTATTTCTTTAAAGAAGGCCGTGTACCTGGCCATATAACCCACCCCGCCCAGGGGCAACACACTGGTACGGGCCAGAGATACCCGAAAACCCCCGGACTCAATCAATGCCGTCAATACATCGCGGTCATGCTGGCCTTCCACTAAAATCACTTTATCGGCAAACAGCACTTCCCTCTTATAGGTGGTTAAACTGGGCAACAGATCGGCATATTGTCCGGCGTCCTCGGGGCTGAGCTGGAAAACCTTGCGCTCTACCAGGTAATTTTTGGGGCGTCTGAAAAACACCATTCTGGCCAAATCTTTGGCATCACGCAAATCCACCATAGAGGGCGAGTGGGTAATTAAAATAAAGTGTTTATCCTGCAGCCGGGCCACCTCACGTAAAACCTGCACAAAAATATGCTGGGCCTGGGGATGCAGGGATTGCTCGGGTTCATCAATGATTACCAGCTTGCGTTCCGGGTCATAAACCGCAATGCCCAGCAGGGGTAGATTAAGTAATCCAGGGGCATCACGGGCGGGCAAATTACAACCGTCTTCGCCGGACATGCAAAACTTGACCTCACCATCCTCCACGCTCACCGATACCCGCTGGGGTACACCCAGCCTTTCCAGAAAGGAGAAGGCCAGAGCCAAAAGGCCGGGCTGCTTGACCGCCCGGTTCCAGTACCGGCAAATTTGATCATAGACCAGCCATTCCCTGAAAAAATCTTCCTCTTCCCGCCTGACCACAGGAGCCAAATTGCGCCGCACATCGTCCCGGGTGGGCAGTATATAAAGCGCCTCATCAAGGTTTTCCCGGGCAAACCTTTTCAGTGCATAGGATTTGCCGGTACCATTGGGCCCGATAATGTAAGTTAGGCCCGGTTTGTTATCTATTTGATAAGTGCCGCCGTCTGGCAATAACAGATCAATTTTATCCAATAAACCATCTCCCCGCCTAAGCTGCTATTAATACATTATCACTGGTAAAGCAATTGTGATACAATTTCCACATCTTTTTTCATCGTTCCTGCCCACAATCGTATTTACCACCCCGTTTTCGCACACTTAAACAGCCTTTAACATATTATATTTTGACAAGGGAATAATTGGACAACGAGAAAGGATCTATACCGTATTGAACGTTTTAAAACCAATACTTTTACAGGAGGGATAAAGGTGAGCGAGGCTGCGGGGACGGAAGCAAAAGCCATAACCTGCTCCAGGAATACCTGCCGGGAGATTTTCACCAAAACCGTATGCGGTACGGCCCAAAAGTCGTTTAAATATATCCGTTATATTGATCTACCCCGGGTTTGCGTGCCCAACCAGATTATGGGCTGTTCGGTTATCGGGTTAAGA
This sequence is a window from Desulfallas thermosapovorans DSM 6562. Protein-coding genes within it:
- a CDS encoding Ger(x)C family spore germination protein, which gives rise to MHNVELLKVLRKALVVIMLGAALPLAGCYDYSEPDEKAWVLAIGVDKGRENKLTVTSVIAVPKNIAGSGEQGASGGDGQGVFFTVSIDSPTVLSNLELANTVVDRRVSLSHIKWIVFSRELAEEGIGEYVAPLVRFHQFRRSSQLIICEGRAEDFLSKGMPKMEDNVGKFYELMQRGWRFTEFIPFDSFHQFYYKSESPGVEPIAPLAALGSEEPVYPDNSPKPKGQYLAGRLPRKGGSEIEIMGGAVFKEGRMVGTLNGDEVGVQKLFFGTLKRTILDVPDPNHPDNYIIVDVVPREKPRVDITIAGNRPQISIDIKLEGGIISLQSGEDYEIPERLHIVEEAVQRAFTEDINNTIARSKQLNADFLGFGLHAQKLFPTWPQWIAFNWEDKYQEAEIVVNVDYRLRRTGLVHEMQPLR
- a CDS encoding spore germination protein, which gives rise to MLWWKRLSKYLLYQEPHPYKSLFESGAEDRAEKGVGNQQKNTDAAPEQSEREEIPGSEYAEQSKSERAENAKPRRNGSNVPNGRRSTRKRSRGSTVMQDKPAGRVSENQDIDAIIHEKVELVYDLEQNRQTLAKIFRVPRNKDVVFRSLTIGIDPPVKALLVFIDGITNSQVQNMAILQPLMLLSGIFVHGTGGETGPRVDTFFKDTFDRAKEALVPNNQVTVTHTYARVAEDVLGGNSALLIDGYNQALLLETKGWQYRSVTTPQVEAVIRGPQEAFTEQIRVNTSLVRKIIHRPSLITEFIKVGNSAPMQCAIMYLDDLANPDLVREVKHRLESVSGDFMHETGLLEQMIEDTPWLLVPQILTTERPDRVAASLLEGQVAILVDGNPFVMVVPCTFFALMQAPEDAYIRWPLGSFVRIIRYLGLFLTLLLPAHYVAIIAYHQEFIPTDLLLAITGSREKVPFPSIVEVLIMELSFELIREAGIRIPGTVGTTLGIVGALILGQAAVAANIVSPILIIVVAVTALGSFAIPNYSFSLTVRVLRFYYIILGSFLGLLGIMVGFFIHLGVTATLKSFGVPFWAPVAPVTRKGNDYFLRGPQWRQKSRPDYLEPLQIQRQPKKSRGWRYDKEPWGGAGAN
- a CDS encoding response regulator transcription factor — its product is MKKIFVVDDDAHITKIIRDYLVREGFSVCVFPGADSLLAELERGMPDMFILDIMMPGMDGLELCREIRRRGNVPVIFVSARGEEMDRVLGLELGGDDYLTKPFSPRELVARVRTVLRRTGTGKRPAVEDEVRVGDLVIYPGRREAAAGTERLELTVKEFDLLHLLAANPGQAFSREQILNRVWGYDYVGDNRAVDDVVKRLRRKMKDSGTRVRVNTVWGYGYKIND
- a CDS encoding sensor histidine kinase: MGIKLTIRRKSIALRIALGYLAVILLTGLLVASSFWLLLSRHLEQAARENLQRDAQNLAGVMDEHPGEGSGQRGMMMHRFMTYHMLGRVIQGEYLLVNRRGVVLESSINDEFVGHALDPEMVAELAAGVYEGQVTMGRERYVAVARYLGGAAGQGGAVVLLTRVESLEEIQRELLALLLASLVLPVLVALGITVFLARHISRPLDLLKEKAQLVARRNFGWRVPVDTGDEIGELGRAINAMDEQLAEYDRAQRQFFQNASHELKSPLMSIQGYAEGIRDGVFHGEEAERALEVIARETGRLKKLVEELLYLGKLESDSEVYKFEDIELGEVLEQAAQAQQVVALERNIKLVMQNYPDVHLRGDGEKLVRAFVNLIANAIRHAASRVEVLALEQGKAVQVTVLDDGPGFTGEDLRRLWERFYKGPRGGSGLGLPIARAIIEEHGGTVRAGNARCGGAELVVTLPRAGN
- a CDS encoding GerAB/ArcD/ProY family transporter, whose amino-acid sequence is MSRQKPVVGVSEAVTLLFVVISAKIFLTQSIFLYHRGMNAAWVIPIVLMFVGLAGVLLLVALLNRFPGRDLVQVGEELTGPYINFFFGLFYLAVFVLGAGFTLRAISEHMVAGFFPDTPISLVAGSFILATMVVSYLGLEAVVRTARLLVGILLATGLALVALTAPLWSFASLFPIWGAGPLELFKGVLENTGVYVSILLLGIIYPFLPGNTGKKIGFWGVGITGIISLLGVLVPILVFTYPTVTELTLPSFEMARIINIGRFGQRMEVVFLPMWVFANMIYLSASLYGGAAVLCRLCALDDYRPFVLSMGVFITVVAFITQNAPQATYWYQDYIIRYSFAILTGIVLLLLSVAYLKSRGGGRGA
- a CDS encoding ATP-dependent nuclease, with the translated sequence MDKIDLLLPDGGTYQIDNKPGLTYIIGPNGTGKSYALKRFARENLDEALYILPTRDDVRRNLAPVVRREEEDFFREWLVYDQICRYWNRAVKQPGLLALAFSFLERLGVPQRVSVSVEDGEVKFCMSGEDGCNLPARDAPGLLNLPLLGIAVYDPERKLVIIDEPEQSLHPQAQHIFVQVLREVARLQDKHFILITHSPSMVDLRDAKDLARMVFFRRPKNYLVERKVFQLSPEDAGQYADLLPSLTTYKREVLFADKVILVEGQHDRDVLTALIESGGFRVSLARTSVLPLGGVGYMARYTAFFKEIGVKPFVICDRDVVYPTSAIRWYCGRMEGDSFDWRGWVSLSKAKAHARGLPVADQGDRPSWQPGEFDILDRLAGAVRKLMKRALERVEEFKDELVPVESMAGLLGELHKKCSPGGDYREYRAYHLLLSVALGPVDWQKTPVADIFSRLREAYEQLAEQADRLDILILRSGRLEDIYIHSGRQDWSKTEKSLREAADIRTYYQGRQEQIDVDYAELIEPLLRKRFIMRLNNGIPHEAAAVLSGKIHEIYDFLFGAGELFRRIQRLENSGKLEEISPGARVVSYDTKASPPEVTIQIPLLKGYLSPDGSITLKAGVRPEVFNLLYQGPVKREPV